From Acidovorax sp. 1608163:
TTGCCGTGCGCCACGACAGTGGCTTTTACGGTTGCGCCGGACACCAGGGGTGTGCCGATCTTCAATTCTGCGCCGTTGCCGACTGCCAGAACTTGATCGATCACAATTTCCTGGCCTACGTCCGCAGCAATCTGTTCTACTTTAATTTTTTCGCCGGAAGCAACGCGATACTGCTTGCCGCCGGTTTTTATGACCGCGTACATGTGAGCCTCTTTGAATTGAGTTCTGCAGACCTATTTCTGCAGAGCCCTAGATTATGCCATAGACCACAAAAAGTACCACCTCCGCCACAAAGCCGCCGCACGCGCACCCAGCCATTCCTATAATTCAGGGCACTTTCGGTAGCCGCCATCTTGACTGACAACACCCCCCCACCACCACAAGCGCCCCCCTCTCACTGGTTGCAGAGGACATGCGAGAAGTTGATCGAGTCATTGGACAGCGATTGACGTCCACGGTGCCTCTGGTGGGGCAAATCTCACAGTACATCATTGCTGCAGGCGGCAAGCGCCTGCGGCCAGCTTTGTTGCTGATGGTGTGTGGGGCACTGAACTACCAGGGTCGGCACCGCCACACGTTGGCGGCCGTGGTAGAGCTCATCCATACCGCCACGCTCCTGCATGACGACGTGGTGGATGCATCCACCCTGCGCAGAGGCCGCGCCACCGCCAACGAGACGTTCGGCAACCCTGCCAGTGTGCTGGTCGGCGACTTCCTGCACACCCGGTCATTCCAGATGATGGTTGAAACAGGCAGCATGCGGGTGATGGAGATTCTCTCCGAGGCGACCAACATCATTGCGGAGGGCGAGGTTCTGCAATTGATGAACATGCACGACGCATCACTGACTGAAACCGACTACCTCAAAGTCATCCGCTCCAAGACTGCCAAGCTGTTCGAGGCGAGCGCTCGCTTGGGTGCGGTTCTGGCCGAAAGCACGACTCAGATTGAGGAGGCCTGCGCCACTTATGGACAAGCGCTCGGCACCGCGTTCCAAATTATTGATGACGTCCTCGACTACGACGGCAATGCCTCAGAGATGGGTAAAAATTTGGGAGATGACCTGCGCGAGGGCAAAGCCACCCTTCCGTTGATTGCAGCCATGGCACGCGGCACGCCAAAACAAGCCCAAACCATCCGCCACGCCATTGAGGAAGGCTCAACAGAGCAACTGGCCGCCATCATCGATATCGTCAAACAAACAGGTGCTCTACAGGTCGCACGCCAAGCAGCCTCCGATGAAGCCCATCGCGCCATTGCGGCCATTGCCACATTGCCGCCAACACCCCACGCTGAGGGTATGTGCGCCCTGGCAAACCAACTGACCGAGCGCCGGGCTTGATCAGGGCACGCACGAGGACAACCTACGGCCTCCGCATCGACTCAAAGCACGCAGTCGCCAGCGCGCGGATCTAACCGCCCCGTCACGAGAGGGGGACGCGCAGATTACCGACAAGACCCAAACCGAGTTCTCGCATTTCAGCGGCACACCTCACCCCAGCTAGGCGACACAGCACCGTTGCGGTAGAGCCACCAACACAGCCCCCATACAGCCCAAAACCGATGGGCGATGATAGGATGAGCCGCTGTTCACATTAATGCTCTATTGGTTACATGGCTGCTGTTGACACCGCTCCTAAAGACGCTTCTGCAATTGCCCTTCCCGGGTTGGGGCGGGCGCTCATGTCTGCGGGCAAGCTGGCACAAAAAGCCGCAGAGGAAATTTACCAAAAGTCACAAAGTAATCGCACCAGCTTTATTGCGGAACTGACTGGCTCAGGTGTCGTTTCTGCGTCAGATCTGGCGCACACAGTTTCTGCAGTTTTTGGTGCCCCTTTGCTGGACTTGGAGGCCATTGACCCACAACGGCTCCCCAAAGATTTGCTTGATGCAAAAATCTGCCAGTCTTACAAGGTTGTCGTTCTCAGCAAGAGAAACAACCGACTGATTGTCGCCACCGCAGACCCCACCGATCAGGAAGCAGCAGAAAAAATCAAGTTCACAACCCAAATGGGAGTGGACTGGATCATTGCCGAATACGACAAGCTCAATCGCTTGGTCGAAGCGAGCACAAAGTCCACGACGGAGTCGATGGAGAGCCTGACCAGCGGTGAATTCGATTTTGACGAATCGGTTACGGAGGAGGTTCCGGAATCCATCGATGCAGGCGCAAATGAGGTCGAAGATGCCCCTGTCGTTAAGTTCTTGCACAAAATGCTGCTTGATGCATTCAATATGCGGGCATCCGATTTGCATTTTGAACCCTACGAGCACCAGTACCGCGTACGCTTCCGTGTTGACGGGGAGCTCAAGGAAATTTCCTCGCCCCCCATTGCCATCAAAGACAAACTCGCTTCCCGCATCAAGGTGATATCTCGCATGGATATCTCCGAAAAACGAGTACCTCAAGACGGGAAAATGAAGCTCAAGGTGGGGCCGGACCGTGTGATTGACTTCCGGGTCAGCACTTTGCCCACTTTGTTTGGCGAGAAAATCGTGATCCGTATCCTGGACCCCAGCAGTGCCAAGCTGGGCATTGATGCGCTGGGCTATGAACCAGAGGAAAAAGAGCGTCTCCTGTCTGCAATTGGTCGCCCTTATGGAATGATTTTGGTGACAGGCCCCACAGGTTCTGGAAAAACGGTGTCTCTGTATACCTGCCTGAACCTGCTCAACAAACCGGGCGTCAACATTGCGACGGCGGAAGACCCATCTGAAATTAATCTTCCAGGGGTCAACCAAGTCAATGTGAACGACAAGGCAGGCCTTACTTTTGCGGTGGCCTTGAAGTCTTTCCTGCGTCAAGATCCGGACATCATCATGGTGGGTGAAATTCGAGACCTGGAAACCGCTGATATTTCCATCAAAGCGGCCCAAACAGGTCACTTGGTTTTATCCACACTGCACACCAACGATGCCCCCACGACATTGACGCGGATGCGCAATATGGGCATTGCGCCTTTCAATATTGCATCGAGCGTGATTTTGATCACTGCCCAGCGCTTGGCCAGACGCCTGTGTGCAGCCTGCAAGGCCCCTGCGGATGTGCCCCACGAGGCCTTGGTGGAGGCCGGATACACCGAGGAAGAACTCGATGGATCTTGGATCACC
This genomic window contains:
- the pilB gene encoding type IV-A pilus assembly ATPase PilB; translation: MAAVDTAPKDASAIALPGLGRALMSAGKLAQKAAEEIYQKSQSNRTSFIAELTGSGVVSASDLAHTVSAVFGAPLLDLEAIDPQRLPKDLLDAKICQSYKVVVLSKRNNRLIVATADPTDQEAAEKIKFTTQMGVDWIIAEYDKLNRLVEASTKSTTESMESLTSGEFDFDESVTEEVPESIDAGANEVEDAPVVKFLHKMLLDAFNMRASDLHFEPYEHQYRVRFRVDGELKEISSPPIAIKDKLASRIKVISRMDISEKRVPQDGKMKLKVGPDRVIDFRVSTLPTLFGEKIVIRILDPSSAKLGIDALGYEPEEKERLLSAIGRPYGMILVTGPTGSGKTVSLYTCLNLLNKPGVNIATAEDPSEINLPGVNQVNVNDKAGLTFAVALKSFLRQDPDIIMVGEIRDLETADISIKAAQTGHLVLSTLHTNDAPTTLTRMRNMGIAPFNIASSVILITAQRLARRLCAACKAPADVPHEALVEAGYTEEELDGSWITYKPVGCSACNNGYKGRVGIYQVMPISEEIQRIILRDGSALEIAEQARNEGVRSLRASGLYKAKLGLTSLEEVLAVTNE
- a CDS encoding polyprenyl synthetase family protein, which codes for MTSTVPLVGQISQYIIAAGGKRLRPALLLMVCGALNYQGRHRHTLAAVVELIHTATLLHDDVVDASTLRRGRATANETFGNPASVLVGDFLHTRSFQMMVETGSMRVMEILSEATNIIAEGEVLQLMNMHDASLTETDYLKVIRSKTAKLFEASARLGAVLAESTTQIEEACATYGQALGTAFQIIDDVLDYDGNASEMGKNLGDDLREGKATLPLIAAMARGTPKQAQTIRHAIEEGSTEQLAAIIDIVKQTGALQVARQAASDEAHRAIAAIATLPPTPHAEGMCALANQLTERRA
- the rplU gene encoding 50S ribosomal protein L21: MYAVIKTGGKQYRVASGEKIKVEQIAADVGQEIVIDQVLAVGNGAELKIGTPLVSGATVKATVVAHGKHDKVHIFKMRRRKHYQKRQGHRQQFTELQIGAIAA